A part of Drosophila bipectinata strain 14024-0381.07 chromosome 3L, DbipHiC1v2, whole genome shotgun sequence genomic DNA contains:
- the LOC108130174 gene encoding uncharacterized protein encodes MFLFISRPTRTLGNRMQEVRERLGADFAAKLDALHRNALRTGLVSIEELQEAFRNTRDIGHNPNRLNLLWLLGIVFFIMVATPVFYETISFLLGVRCFLPNNYLVWEATRPISDCEFCKGVKAPLILSNLTMEEFAPHAYSSLPIIVKKAVAHWPAQKQLSYSYIKDLYESFPESMETDCQFQHFNSDLKSLKDVWAMSEERSNLSHGAPWFVGWSVCHPGVLAELRKLYPRPHFLPVDAEMPHADFILMGYEQGAVMHLDYIPRLMWQAQLKGNKSWFLAPAPECDHQCQPLSFYVEPGDAVLVDTRIWYHANTIPKGQFSLTVQSEYG; translated from the exons ATGTTTTTG TTCATCAGCCGCCCCACCCGGACGCTGGGCAACCGCATGCAGGAGGTTCGCGAGCGTCTGGGTGCTGATTTTGCTGCAAAACTTGATGCACTGCACCGGAATGCCCTACGCACTGGGCTAGTTTCTATCGAGGAGCTGCAGGAGGCCTTCCGCAACACCCGCGACATCGGCCACAATCCCAATCGGTTGAATCTGCTTTGGCTACTGGGGATTGTGTTCTTTATCATGGTGGCCACTCCGGTCTTTTATGAGACCATTTCATTCTTGTTAGGCGTTCGCTGTTTTCTGCCCAATAACTATTTGGTTTGGGAAGCGACGCGTCCGATAAGCGACTGCGAGTTCTGCAAGGGAGTGAAAGCCCCACTGATCCTGTCGAATCTCACCATGGAGGAGTTTGCGCCACACGCCTATTCTTCACTGCCGATTATAGTCAAAAAAGCGGTTGCTCATTGGCCAGCTCAAAAACAACTGAGTTATAGCTACATCAAAGATCTCTACGAGAGCTTTCCGGAATCTATGGAAACCGATTGCCAATTCCAGCATTTTAATTCTGATCTCAAATCGTTGAAGGATGTGTGGGCCATGTCGGAGGAAAGGTCAAACCTGAGTCATGGAGCTCCATGGTTCGTTGGGTGGAGTGTGTGTCATCCCGGGGTTCTCGCAGAGCTCCGAAAGTTGTATCCTCGTCCACACTTTCTGCCTGTGGACGCAGAAATGCCGCACGCTGATTTTATTCTCATGGGCTATGAGCAGGGAGCTGTCATGCAT CTGGACTACATTCCTCGCCTGATGTGGCAGGCCCAGCTGAAGGGCAACAAAAGCTGGTTTCTAGCGCCTGCCCCCGAATGCGACCATCAATGCCAACCTTTATCCTTTTACGTGGAGCCAGGAGATGCAGTTTTGGTGGATACACGCATATGGTACCATGCCAACACCATTCCCAAGGGTCAATTTTCACTTACCGTTCAATCTGAATATGGATGA
- the msd5 gene encoding augmin complex subunit msd5 — protein MEPKLDFGKVSSRLYGNYSHLAKTLKERCVVKTVMKPPAFFDSLQRMMDEEAKFVTPSKDLGSVPDYVELFKTLDEYPANLQKIQPKKRELQRANSTLLRSVDTLADQSAALNSSNISLSMTRLEEQRSAVEVYSDFKAFQRKLAKIYDEAAALDKTESIYKDKLAQLHGFAQQLEKLLPTSADSLPDAFSPADQEKLLAIAENMEQLNYMRSHSLQLPNASEIAATGSLAARLEMFVEVLTYTLMQISSYNLVMI, from the coding sequence atggaaCCTAAACTAGACTTTGGCAAGGTATCGTCCAGGCTTTATGGAAACTATTCACACTTGGCCAAAACTCTTAAGGAACGCTGTGTGGTCAAGACTGTAATGAAGCCGCCTGCGTTCTTTGATAGCCTGCAACGAATGATGGACGAGGAGGCAAAGTTTGTAACGCCATCCAAGGACCTCGGCTCCGTACCAGATTACGTGGAGCTTTTCAAGACCCTGGACGAGTATCCAGCCAATCTGCAGAAGATACAGCCGAAAAAGCGCGAATTACAGCGGGCCAACTCCACGCTCCTGAGGAGTGTGGATACTCTTGCTGATCAGTCGGCGGCTCTGAACTCGTCCAACATTTCATTGAGTATGACCCGCTTGGAAGAACAGCGCAGTGCCGTCGAAGTCTACAGCGATTTCAAGGCATTCCAGAGAAAGCTAGCCAAGATCTACGACGAGGCCGCCGCTCTGGACAAAACAGAAAGCATCTACAAGGATAAGCTGGCACAGCTTCATGGGTTTGCTCAGCAACTGGAGAAACTTTTGCCGACAAGCGCTGACTCTCTTCCTGACGCATTTAGTCCAGCCGACCAGGAGAAGCTATTGGCCATCGCCGAGAATATGGAGCAATTGAACTACATGCGATCCCATAGCCTTCAGCTACCCAATGCTAGTGAGATCGCAGCTACTGGAAGTTTGGCCGCCCGCCTGGAGATGTTTGTCGAAGTGCTCACCTACACCCTAATGCAGATCAGCAGCTACAACTTGGTtatgatttaa
- the indra gene encoding zinc finger protein indra has translation MATKPKKEALCDYCGSNNDAKHIYSAQKSFVSRKVLELLEIITHKNLPNNVGFKVCFLCASTLMSTVGVIEKTQKLVDACLLNVANKKKKAPGKAKATVEEKAKEAVNEVKESESEETSGEEEENKEEEVEEEDVVIDITEDREEKPKAKPKIASPKKINTTIRQRSKSMAALSVTEIQKITQNSITGSPKKQLKQTTLLESSEVKLTPKKQDSRQEDNLIDSVKITPAKEIAPKKKVFLQLFGSSHNEHLETESDTESDSEGEKKIQFSPQEFECRLCDFKSKFPKLFKEHLSKEHGQQRPRIYFCDACPKTFGVLKSLKHHLSTAHGVKLESVYQATTKKTKEDKPKDAKVKKEKAPVVKSKPETKEKIQKEDSDPPADSFKALNESEIRNKLVDKVVNDDYTFAVNGSSASTPMAGSDTPQFQEFKCDICDSEFSTARLMQEHHTKAHGIEKPKVFKCQVCDKSLATKQTLMHHAKLHQESVGDTKRKILQEDSVDSSKKEAAVSEDKSAAKKDTTKETKKEKASKKVKEDKPKAQESPVKAPQEIKEVAQKEDSEPPVSLIKALNESAVKKKRLEKSANNEDAVALNRSSALSPVAGEESPVFNLFNCDVCDRVFNSATQMQNHIKQTHGIEKPKIFKCHICQKSLSTKQTLMYHLKLHQEEGSKPDEEANEVEIVGSPREAAEPKKKPAAKKNLSKEYKKDQEAEKPKKDKSKQIEETVPTETQEVDVIMAAPKSPVKKAKKEKKPLNTSQDDSSPSPVLNGGAKLNKSGKRKLKVNQSLDQDGPASSNNDSTMEDSASPQQLMNEVNPNVRPHKKARLDSVVSIGDESTLDSTADETMDFNCNQCGKTVTSRRRLDSHIQKKHGVKLQCPVCKDSHLLQLDYVAHFADCSALDGLPCGVPMCKKVFADANYLSTHLRKRHQWA, from the exons ATGGCAACTAAGCCGAAAAAAGAAGCTCTTTGTGATTATTGCGGAAGCAATAACGATGCAAAGCACATTTACTCCGCCCAGAAGTCCTTCGTCAGCCGGAAAGTATTGGAGCTGCTTGAGATCATAACTCACAAAAAC CTGCCCAATAATGTGGGCTTCAAGGTATGCTTCCTATGCGCCTCCACACTGATGTCTACCGTCGGCGTTATTGAAAAAACGCAGAAATTGGTGGACGCCTGCCTTCTCAATGTTGCCAACAAGAAAAAGAAGGCCCCTGGAAAGGCAAAAGCGACGGTAGAAGAAAAAGCGAAGGAGGCTGTAAACGAGGTGAAAGAATCCGAAAGCGAGGAAACTTCTGGAGAGGAAGAAGAAAATAAGGAAGAGGaagtagaagaagaagatgtTGTAATTGATATTACCGAAGATAGAGAAGAAAAGCCAAAAGCTAAGCCCAAAATCGCTTCTCCAAAGAAGATAAACACGACCATTCGACAGCGAAGCAAGTCCATGGCTGCTCTGTCGGTGactgaaatacaaaaaataactcAAAATTCCATTACTGGTTCGCCCAAGAAGCAGCTGAAGCAAACGACTCTTCTGGAGAGCTCTGAGGTCAAGCTAACGCCGAAAAAGCAGGATTCTCGGCAGGAGGACAACCTGATCGATTCCGTTAAGATAACACCCGCCAAGGAGATTGCACCCAAGAAGAAGGTCTTCCTCCAGCTATTCGGCTCTAGCCACAATGAACACCTGGAGACTGAGAGCGATACGGAGAGCGATAGTGAGGGcgagaagaaaatccagtttTCGCCACAGGAATTCGAGTGCCGGCTGTGTGACTTCAAGTCGAAGTTTCCCAAGCTGTTCAAGGAGCATCTGTCCAAGGAGCACGGCCAGCAGAGGCCACGAATCTATTTCTGTGATGCCTGTCCCAAGACCTTTGGTGTTCTGAAGTCATTGAAACATCACTTGTCCACCGCACATGGAGTAAAATTGGAGAGTGTTTACCAAGCTACCACCAAAAAGACCAAGGAGGATAAGCCCAAGGATGCTAAGGTGAAGAAGGAGAAGGCTCCGGTAGTGAAGTCCAAGCCTGAAACTAAGGAGAAAATCCAAAAGGAGGATTCGGATCCACCGGCTGATTCATTCAAAGCCTTAAACGAGTCCGAAATCAGGAATAAGCTTGTGGACAAAGTAGTAAACGATGATTATACATTCGCTGTTAATGGATCCAGTGCATCCACACCTATGGCTGGTTCCGATACCCCGCAATTCCAAGAGTTCAAGTGCGACATTTGCGACAGCGAATTCTCCACTGCTAGGCTGATGCAGGAACACCACACGAAGGCCCATGGCATCGAGAAACCCAAGGTGTTCAAGTGCCAAGTCTGCGACAAATCCCTGGCCACTAAGCAGACTTTGATGCACCACGCCAAGTTGCACCAGGAGAGCGTTGGGGATACCAAACGAAAGATTTTGCAGGAAGATAGCGTGGACAGTTCCAAGAAGGAGGCTGCCGTCTCTGAGGATAAATCGGCTGCTAAGAAAGACACTACCAAGGAAACTAAAAAGGAGAAGGCATCCAAGAAGGTTAAAGAGGATAAGCCTAAAGCTCAGGAGTCGCCGGTAAAAGCTCCCCAGGAGATTAAAGAAGTTGCCCAAAAGGAGGATTCGGAACCACCTGTATCTTTAATCAAAGCCTTGAACGAGTCCGCCGTCAAGAAGAAGCGTCTTGAAAAATCGGCAAACAATGAAGATGCAGTCGCTCTCAACAGATCCAGTGCCTTATCACCCGTGGCTGGTGAAGAGTCCCCGGTTTTCAATTTATTCAATTGCGACGTCTGCGACAGAGTCTTCAACTCCGCCACGCAAATGCAGAATCACATAAAGCAGACCCACGGCATCGAGAAGCCAAAGATCTTCAAGTGCCACATCTGCCAGAAGTCCTTGTCCACCAAGCAGACGCTAATGTACCACTTGAAGTTGCATCAAGAGGAGGGTTCCAAGCCAGACGAAGAGGCAAACGAAGTGGAGATTGTCGGCAGTCCACGGGAGGCTGCAGAACCGAAGAAGAAGCCGGCTGCCAAGAAGAATCTTTCCAAGGAATACAAAAAGGATCAGGAAGCTGAGAAACCCAAGAAGGATAAGTCGAAACAGATAGAGGAAACTGTTCCCACTGAGACACAAGAGGTTGATGTTATAATGGCTGCTCCCAAGTCTCCCGTCAAGAAGGCCAAGAAGGAGAAGAAGCCACTGAACACCTCCCAAGATGACTCTTCGCCTTCCCCAGTTCTGAATGGTGGGGCTAAACTCAACAAGTCTGGAAAGCGCAAGCTTAAGGTTAACCAGTCCCTCGACCAAGATGGCCCAGCCAGCTCCAACAATGATTCCACAATGGAGGACTCTGCATCCCCGCAGCAGCTGATGAACGAAGTCAACCCCAACGTCCGTCCGCACAAGAAGGCTCGACTGGATTCCGTTGTGTCGATTGGTGACGAAAGCACCTTGGACAGCACCGCCGATGAGACGATGGACTTCAACTGCAACCAGTGCGGCAAGACGGTAACCTCACGCCGTCGCCTGGACTCGCACATCCAGAAGAAGCACGGCGTGAAGCTGCAGTGTCCGGTGTGCAAGGACAGCCACCTACTGCAGTTGGACTATGTGGCGCACTTTGCCGACTGCAGTGCCCTCGATGGACTGCCCTGCGGTGTACCCATGTGCAAGAAGGTCTTTGCCGACGCCAACTACTTGAGCACCCACCTCCGGAAGCGTCACCAGTGGGCGTAG
- the msd1 gene encoding augmin complex subunit msd1, with translation MSDAVDEMLAGLAARRQTMARQVAKIDEIMERSNNTLLHIESNNKALAQNVSPLESQKVFNVQPECELALVKILENFKQLVQNSDHKEETYSALDGCLAHRHRVEHLGSSVRKLVALCDTVAQMKAFQEDQDEAEDSS, from the exons ATGTCGGACGCTGTAGATGAAATGTTGGCGGGACttg ccGCCAGGCGTCAGACAATGGCCAGACAGGTTGCCAAAATAGATGAGATAATGGAACGCTCCAATAATACGCTTCTTCACATCGAGTCCAACAACAAAGCGCTGGCCCAAAATGTCTCCCCTTTGGAGTCCCAAAAGGTTTTTAATGTCCAACCGGAGTGCGAGTTGGCGCTGGTCAAGATCCTTGAGAACTTTAAGCAGCTGGTGCAGAATAGCGACCACAAAGAGGAAACCTATAGCGCCCTCGATGGGTGCCTTGCCCACAGGCACCGAGTAGAACATCTTGGCAGCTCGGTTCGAAAGCTGGTGGCCCTGTGCGATACTGTGGCCCAGATGAAAGCCTTTCAGGAGGATCAAGATGAAGCCGAGGATTCATCCTAG
- the Hmbs gene encoding uncharacterized protein Hmbs produces the protein MSAQEKVIRVGSRKSELALIQTKHVIGRLQKLYPKQKFEIHTMSTFGDRVLNVSLPKIGEKSLFTRDLEDALRNGGVDFVVHSLKDLPTALPTGMAIGAVLEREDARDALVLRENFKGHTIASLPNGSVIGTSSLRRTSQIRRKYSDLVVCDIRGNLNTRLAKLDAADSKFAGIILAQAGLVRMGWMSRISQVLDPTELLYAVGQGALAVECRANDEPILAMLQKLMCLNTTCRILAERSFLKTLGGGCSAPVAVCSNLKGDPLNGNTEEVELSLTGAVWSLDGAIEIRSHLACALNEEKSETEQRKRGAQESTSQMQEENSNSCDSPPASKRAKNGNTSSGSDSNSSSPRQQGTPPIICEDVDACEALTGYSVEQLSELASQCPVLGNPSTAPPAPGIGGGDADTSNANSTPRQCPLRLVGGQEVMGQCPVAHNQAKPAAVKCPVAHAASGDSSAANDGNANTAASCPLQMPVGQDFMGECPYVNKETKISYAHAGKCPITGAAQTSVLPTPPSSRASNASSTGDDVDNVATSSKCPFAAMHQGSGLEAPVAKNNGNASQAKCPFLQKTVQMFDYADEEQPLPQKSVLIEDVENLFCGIYQHACYSRGIYEKAYQLGKTLAEELIKRGALDVMKVAQAEIHGKVATS, from the exons ATGTCCGCGCAGGAGAAGGTTATACGCGTTGGTTCGCGAAAGAGCGAG CTGGCTCTGATTCAAACCAAACATGTCATCGGCCGACTGCAGAAGCTGTATCCCAAGCAGAAATTCGAGATCC ACACCATGTCCACCTTTGGAGACCGTGTTCTCAACGTTTCACTGCCCAAGATCGGGGAGAAGAGTCTATTCACCCGGGACCTGGAGGATGCTCTTCGCAATGGCGGCGTGGACTTTGTGGTGCATTCGCTGAAGGATCTGCCCACGGCTCTACCAACTGGAATGGCCATTGGAGCTGTTTTGGAGCGAGAAGATGCCCGAGATGCGCTGGTGCTCCGCGAGAACTTCAAGGGCCACACGATAGCCTCTCTACCCAATGGGAGTGTGATTG GAACTTCCTCGCTTCGACGAACATCTCAGATCCGGAGGAAGTATTCGGACCTGGTTGTGTGCGATATTCGTGGAAATCTAAACACCCGATTGGCCAAACTGGATGCCGCCGACTCGAAGTTTGCTGGCATTATTCTCGCCCAAGCGGGCTTGGTGAGAATGGGCTGGATGAGCCGCATCAGCCAGGTGCTGGATCCCACAGAACTGCTTTATGCCGTGGGTCAGGGTGCCCTGGCAGTCGAGTGTCGCGCCAATGATGAACCTATCCTGGCCATGCTCCAGAAACTGATGTGCCTGAACACAACGTGCCGGATTCTAGCGGAGAGGAGCTTCTTGAAAACCCTGGGCGGAGGTTGTTCGGCTCCGGTGGCGGTTTGTAGCAACCTGAAGGGGGATCCCCTCAACGGAAACACCGAGGAGGTGGAACTTTCTCTGACCGGAGCTGTGTGGAGTCTTGACGGAGCTATAGAGATAAGGAGCCACCTGGCTTGTGCCTTAAACGAGGAGAAATCGGAGACGGAACAAAGGAAGAGAGGTGCCCAGGAGAGTACCAGCCAGATGCAGGAGGAGAACAGCAACAGCTGCGACTCGCCGCCAGCATCGAAGCGTGCCAAGAATGGTAACACCAGCTCTGGCTCGGATTCGAACTCGAGTAGTCCGCGTCAACAGGGGACCCCTCCCATAATCTGTGAGGATGTGGACGCTTGCGAGGCCCTCACCGGCTACAGTGTTGAGCAGCTCTCGGAACTGGCTAGCCAGTGTCCAGTACTGGGGAATCCCAGCACAGCACCACCAGCTCCCGGAATCGGTGGCGGTGATGCCGATACCAGCAATGCCAACAGTACTCCACGCCAGTGTCCACTGCGGCTGGTTGGCGGCCAGGAGGTCATGGGCCAGTGCCCAGTGGCGCACAATCAAGCTAAGCCTGCTGCCGTCAAATGTCCTGTAGCACATGCCGCTTCCGGAGATTCCTCAGCTGCGAATGATGGAAACGCAAATACGGCTGCCAGCTGCCCCCTGCAGATGCCCGTGGGCCAGGACTTTATGGGCGAGTGTCCGTACGTGAACAAGGAGACCAAGATATCATATGCCCATGCCGGCAAGTGTCCCATTACAGGAGCGGCACAAACTTCGGTTCTGCCCACACCGCCGAGCAGCAGGGCCAGTAATGCCAGCAGCACTGGCGATGATGTGGACAATGTGGCCACTTCCTCGAAGTGCCCGTTTGCGGCGATGCATCAGGGCAGCGGCTTGGAGGCACCGGTGGCTAAGAACAATGGTAATGCCAGCCAGGCCAAGTGCCCCTTCCTCCAGAAGACGGTCCAGATGTTCGATTACGCTGACGAGGAGCAACCCCTGCCACAGAAATCGGTGCTCATTGAGGATGTGGAGAACCTGTTCTGCGGTATCTACCAGCACGCCTGCTACAGTCGCGGGATCTACGAGAAGGCCTACCAACTGGGCAAAACCCTGGCCGAGGAGCTGATTAAGCGAGGAGCTTTAGATGTGATGAAGGTGGCCCAGGCGGAGATTCACGGGAAAGTGGCAACTTCCTGA
- the ND-ACP gene encoding acyl carrier protein, mitochondrial isoform X3 has protein sequence MSFTQIARSCSRLASTLATKRIASAAVVQTQARMMHRITMPAIASQLSQNFAARNYSAKSTIEDIKFRVLKVVSAYDKECRGRWQTQSVRRYSAKPPLSLKLINERVLLVLKLYDKIDPSKLNVESHFINDLGLDSLDHVEVIMAMEDEFGFEIPDSDAEKLLKPADIIKYVADKEDVYE, from the exons ATGTCGTTTACACAGATCGCCCGCAGCTGCAGTCGGCTGGCGTCGACTTTGGCCACAAAAAGGATCGCCTCCGCCGCGGTTGTCCAGACACAGGCCAGGATGATGCACAGGATCACCATGCCGGCTATTGCCAGCCAGTTGAGCCAA AACTTCGCAGCTCGCAACTACTCGGCTAAAAGCACCATTGAGGACATCAAGTTCCGTGTGCTTAAAGTGGTTTCGGCCTACGACAAA GAGTGCAGAGGTCGCTGGCAAACGCAATCGGTGCGCAGATACTCGGCGAAACCGCCGCTCTCGCTGAAGCTCATCAATGAGCGCGTCTTGCTTGTGCTCAAGCTGTACGACAAGATCGATCCCAGCAAG CTTAACGTTGAATCGCACTTCATCAACGACCTGGGACTGGACTCTTTGGATCACGTTGAGGTCATTATGGCCATGGAGGATGAGTTCGGATTCGAGATTCCCGACTCTGATGCCGAGAAGCTGCTTAAACCTGCCGACATTATTAAGTACGTCGCCGATAAGGAGGATGTGTACGAGTAA
- the ND-ACP gene encoding acyl carrier protein, mitochondrial isoform X1, which produces MSFTQIARSCSRLASTLATKRIASAAVVQTQARMMHRITMPAIASQLSQECRGRWQTQSVRRYSAKPPLSLKLINERVLLVLKLYDKIDPSKLNVESHFINDLGLDSLDHVEVIMAMEDEFGFEIPDSDAEKLLKPADIIKYVADKEDVYE; this is translated from the exons ATGTCGTTTACACAGATCGCCCGCAGCTGCAGTCGGCTGGCGTCGACTTTGGCCACAAAAAGGATCGCCTCCGCCGCGGTTGTCCAGACACAGGCCAGGATGATGCACAGGATCACCATGCCGGCTATTGCCAGCCAGTTGAGCCAA GAGTGCAGAGGTCGCTGGCAAACGCAATCGGTGCGCAGATACTCGGCGAAACCGCCGCTCTCGCTGAAGCTCATCAATGAGCGCGTCTTGCTTGTGCTCAAGCTGTACGACAAGATCGATCCCAGCAAG CTTAACGTTGAATCGCACTTCATCAACGACCTGGGACTGGACTCTTTGGATCACGTTGAGGTCATTATGGCCATGGAGGATGAGTTCGGATTCGAGATTCCCGACTCTGATGCCGAGAAGCTGCTTAAACCTGCCGACATTATTAAGTACGTCGCCGATAAGGAGGATGTGTACGAGTAA
- the ND-ACP gene encoding acyl carrier protein, mitochondrial isoform X2, producing MSFTQIARSCSRLASTLATKRIASAAVVQTQARMMHRITMPAIASQLSQNFAARNYSAKSTIEDIKFRVLKVVSAYDKVTAEKLNVESHFINDLGLDSLDHVEVIMAMEDEFGFEIPDSDAEKLLKPADIIKYVADKEDVYE from the exons ATGTCGTTTACACAGATCGCCCGCAGCTGCAGTCGGCTGGCGTCGACTTTGGCCACAAAAAGGATCGCCTCCGCCGCGGTTGTCCAGACACAGGCCAGGATGATGCACAGGATCACCATGCCGGCTATTGCCAGCCAGTTGAGCCAA AACTTCGCAGCTCGCAACTACTCGGCTAAAAGCACCATTGAGGACATCAAGTTCCGTGTGCTTAAAGTGGTTTCGGCCTACGACAAAGTCACAGCCGAGAAG CTTAACGTTGAATCGCACTTCATCAACGACCTGGGACTGGACTCTTTGGATCACGTTGAGGTCATTATGGCCATGGAGGATGAGTTCGGATTCGAGATTCCCGACTCTGATGCCGAGAAGCTGCTTAAACCTGCCGACATTATTAAGTACGTCGCCGATAAGGAGGATGTGTACGAGTAA